A single window of Clostridia bacterium DNA harbors:
- a CDS encoding DUF5131 family protein, with amino-acid sequence MREYLSDSATPFRVARAIDSTGVARETADMVLETRPVPGYENYLVRNDGVIFSRHGSGACVNCGNNTTGYAKRRYCSQKCKEKAQYIERVGRPLPFPPTPTPMTPMPGEDGHMRVMLYREGIGYRELVHRLVLTAFVRPPQPGEQACHRTGDPTNNALPNLRWGTQQDNWQDRIRHGNGHSHGEVSYITPPISWPLSNCWAGVTAENQARADERIPLLLQTPAAARFVSVEPMLGPVDLSSWLPPFTDCDHYNGGCTRPENPLAETRDPSSRPGILSCTPSACVFGRRGLDWVICGGETGTNARPMHPDWVRSLRGQCLAARVPFHFKSWGQWAPERDTFDEIMSGETTCPVCGCTDSHACEGGCYWIVDADYRDRCSQCAGVKSHRWPDGSYSYRVGAALSGRLLDGREWDEYPEGTE; translated from the coding sequence ATGCGAGAGTATCTCTCTGATTCAGCGACGCCATTCCGAGTCGCCAGAGCCATTGACTCGACCGGGGTGGCACGTGAGACAGCCGATATGGTACTTGAAACACGTCCCGTGCCTGGTTACGAGAACTATCTTGTTCGCAATGATGGCGTCATCTTCAGTCGCCATGGAAGCGGCGCTTGCGTCAACTGCGGTAATAACACTACGGGATATGCGAAACGGCGCTACTGCAGTCAGAAATGCAAAGAAAAGGCCCAATACATCGAGCGAGTAGGCAGGCCTTTACCCTTTCCGCCCACACCTACACCAATGACTCCGATGCCGGGTGAGGATGGGCACATGCGAGTTATGCTCTACCGCGAAGGTATCGGCTACCGGGAATTGGTCCATCGACTTGTCCTAACCGCCTTCGTGCGACCTCCCCAACCCGGCGAACAGGCGTGCCATAGGACCGGTGATCCCACAAATAACGCCCTGCCGAACCTGAGGTGGGGCACACAGCAAGACAATTGGCAGGACCGGATTAGGCATGGCAATGGCCATTCTCACGGTGAGGTGTCCTACATTACTCCTCCTATCAGTTGGCCGCTGTCGAATTGTTGGGCAGGTGTGACCGCCGAGAATCAGGCCAGAGCCGATGAGCGGATACCACTCCTCCTTCAAACACCTGCGGCGGCGAGGTTCGTCAGCGTGGAACCGATGCTGGGACCGGTGGATCTTTCATCCTGGCTACCGCCATTTACTGATTGCGATCACTATAACGGCGGCTGCACCAGACCCGAAAATCCTTTGGCGGAAACTCGTGATCCTTCATCGCGCCCGGGAATTCTGAGTTGCACACCTTCTGCCTGCGTTTTTGGAAGGCGAGGTCTGGACTGGGTAATTTGCGGCGGCGAAACGGGCACCAACGCCCGACCCATGCACCCCGACTGGGTTCGCAGTCTGCGCGGCCAGTGCCTGGCGGCACGTGTGCCCTTCCATTTTAAGAGCTGGGGGCAGTGGGCTCCTGAGCGCGACACCTTTGACGAGATCATGTCGGGCGAGACGACGTGCCCGGTGTGCGGCTGCACTGACAGCCATGCCTGTGAGGGTGGTTGCTATTGGATCGTGGACGCCGACTACCGCGACCGGTGCAGCCAGTGCGCAGGGGTTAAGTCGCATAGGTGGCCCGATGGGTCATACAGTTACCGCGTCGGCGCGGCACTGTCTGGTCGCCTG